The following are from one region of the Candidatus Binatia bacterium genome:
- a CDS encoding Rrf2 family transcriptional regulator produces the protein MAVMQVSRRVDYGLRAAIYLAGQHPEKSCSVAEIAGQQGIPRKFLEKIIQSLIRGGLVKSKRGHDGGYTLARPPAEISFQDLIEALEGPIAVNVCLDQHMNCSHLPRCAMVGVWHEIQRRVMDVFVHTTLADLRKQPGTGFSSLSSAA, from the coding sequence ATGGCGGTCATGCAGGTCTCCAGGAGAGTGGACTACGGGCTCCGCGCAGCTATCTACCTTGCCGGTCAGCACCCGGAGAAAAGCTGCTCGGTGGCTGAGATCGCCGGCCAACAGGGAATCCCGCGCAAGTTTCTGGAAAAAATCATCCAAAGCCTGATTCGCGGCGGGCTGGTGAAATCGAAACGGGGGCACGACGGCGGGTATACTTTGGCCCGCCCGCCGGCCGAAATTTCGTTTCAGGACCTTATCGAGGCGCTGGAGGGTCCCATCGCCGTCAATGTTTGTCTGGATCAGCACATGAACTGCAGCCATCTTCCGCGCTGTGCCATGGTCGGGGTATGGCACGAGATACAGCGGCGCGTGATGGATGTGTTCGTACACACGACGCTGGCCGACCTGCGGAAGCAGCCGGGAACAGGATTCTCTTCTCTGTCGAGTGCGGCATGA
- the ispG gene encoding flavodoxin-dependent (E)-4-hydroxy-3-methylbut-2-enyl-diphosphate synthase encodes MQRRKTRQIQLGKVKVGGDAPITVQSMTKTDTRDVRGTVDQIWSLEAAGCDIVRVAVPVREAAEKLGEIKKKIRIPLVADIHFNYKLALIALQQGVDGLRLNPGNIGERWCVDEVIKAASERKIPIRIGVNAGSLEKDLLKKYDGPTADGMVESALRHIGILEDLGYTEIKVSLKASDPLMMIEAYRMLAAKVDYPLHLGVTEAGTPSMGAIKSSVGIGTLLAEGIGDTIRVSLSADPVEEVRVGMEILKSLGLRKEGMTFVACPSCGRADIDLVTLAKEVEQRMLPYVNKDIHVAVMGCEVNGPGEARAADIGVAGGKGIGLIFKKGEVIRKVPEAQIVSALMEEVEKLAAEKEAEKAASPED; translated from the coding sequence ATTCAAAGACGAAAAACAAGGCAAATTCAGCTCGGCAAGGTCAAAGTGGGCGGGGACGCTCCGATTACCGTCCAGTCGATGACCAAGACCGACACGCGCGACGTGCGCGGGACGGTCGATCAGATATGGTCGTTGGAGGCTGCCGGCTGCGATATTGTAAGGGTGGCCGTTCCCGTGCGCGAGGCCGCGGAAAAGCTCGGCGAGATCAAAAAAAAGATTCGCATCCCGCTCGTCGCCGATATCCATTTCAACTACAAGCTCGCGCTCATCGCCCTGCAACAAGGAGTGGACGGTCTGCGCCTCAATCCCGGCAACATCGGCGAGCGCTGGTGCGTGGACGAAGTCATCAAAGCCGCCTCGGAACGTAAAATCCCGATACGCATCGGCGTCAACGCCGGGTCGCTGGAAAAAGACCTGTTGAAGAAATACGACGGACCCACGGCCGACGGGATGGTCGAAAGCGCTCTGCGCCATATCGGCATCCTCGAAGATCTCGGCTATACGGAAATCAAGGTTTCGCTGAAGGCCTCCGATCCGCTCATGATGATCGAGGCTTACCGCATGCTCGCCGCTAAGGTGGACTATCCGCTTCACCTCGGAGTCACTGAAGCGGGCACGCCGTCGATGGGCGCGATCAAGTCTTCCGTCGGCATCGGAACATTACTTGCGGAGGGCATCGGCGACACCATCCGCGTTTCCCTCTCCGCCGATCCGGTGGAGGAAGTGCGGGTCGGGATGGAGATTCTCAAATCGCTCGGTCTCAGGAAAGAAGGCATGACCTTCGTCGCCTGTCCCTCGTGCGGCCGCGCGGATATCGACCTCGTGACGCTGGCGAAAGAAGTGGAGCAGCGTATGCTGCCCTACGTCAACAAAGACATTCACGTCGCGGTCATGGGCTGCGAGGTGAACGGTCCGGGAGAAGCGCGCGCCGCCGACATCGGCGTCGCCGGCGGCAAGGGAATCGGCCTCATCTTCAAAAAAGGCGAGGTGATCCGCAAGGTCCCCGAAGCGCAGATCGTAAGCGCCCTGATGGAAGAAGTGGAAAAGCTCGCGGCAGAGAAGGAAGCGGAGAAGGCGGCTTCTCCCGAAGACTAA
- a CDS encoding lysophospholipid acyltransferase family protein: MRSFVRVLPWLPARFLSALSSAIARGSFLILWKYRRRMEENLGAAMAKEFSSAGQRKALIRKAWRNFAQSALETSYLMKGPKEKVLASVAIEGEEHLKRALVKGKGVIALSAHLGNFTMIGIRLGAAGYPMTALIKQPRDPRFARLMDGYRTGAGLVTISAKPRREAVRKVLRALRVGSVVLIIADEFKSAGVPVEFFGVRSPAPRGPATLALRTRAATVPMFATRDADDRMTLHIEPEIELIKTGNREQDVAANTELFTRHLEGMIRRYPDQWNWLGFRREGIRPRGRKVKGFQDSGVEEL, from the coding sequence TTGAGAAGCTTTGTGCGCGTGCTGCCGTGGCTTCCGGCCCGCTTCCTTTCCGCTCTCTCGTCCGCGATCGCGCGCGGGAGCTTTTTGATCTTGTGGAAATATCGGCGGCGGATGGAAGAGAATCTCGGCGCGGCCATGGCGAAAGAGTTTTCTTCGGCCGGCCAAAGAAAGGCGCTGATTCGCAAAGCCTGGAGAAACTTCGCCCAGTCGGCTCTGGAAACCAGTTACCTGATGAAGGGGCCGAAGGAGAAGGTCCTGGCCTCGGTGGCGATCGAGGGAGAGGAGCATCTCAAGCGGGCGCTGGTCAAAGGCAAGGGCGTCATCGCCCTCAGCGCTCACTTGGGCAATTTCACCATGATCGGCATCCGGTTGGGAGCTGCGGGTTACCCGATGACGGCTTTGATCAAACAACCGCGCGACCCGCGATTTGCCCGTCTTATGGACGGCTATCGGACGGGGGCGGGCCTCGTTACAATCTCAGCCAAACCGCGGCGCGAGGCGGTGCGGAAAGTTCTCAGGGCGTTAAGGGTCGGAAGCGTGGTGTTGATCATCGCCGACGAATTTAAATCCGCCGGCGTGCCGGTGGAGTTTTTCGGTGTTCGTTCGCCGGCGCCGCGCGGACCGGCGACGCTCGCGCTCCGCACCCGCGCCGCGACCGTGCCGATGTTCGCAACCCGGGATGCCGACGATCGGATGACGCTTCATATCGAGCCGGAGATCGAGTTGATTAAAACCGGCAATCGCGAACAGGATGTCGCCGCCAATACCGAGCTGTTCACCCGCCACCTAGAGGGCATGATAAGGCGCTACCCCGATCAGTGGAACTGGCTCGGCTTCCGGCGCGAAGGAATAAGGCCGAGAGGCCGAAAGGTTAAAGGGTTTCAGGATTCGGGAGTTGAAGAACTTTAA
- the nifS gene encoding cysteine desulfurase NifS, translating into MDSVIYFDNNATTRLAPEALEAMKPYLTELYGNPSSIHGFGSQVARKIQQAREQVAGLLGAADPVEIIFTSCGTEGDNAAVRGILDSQPDKRHIVTTQVEHPAVLSLCQHLEKKGYRLTWLRVDGNGMLDLDELKDSLADDTALVSIMYANNETGVIFPIEAIGKIVKARGIPFHVDAVQAAGKVPLNLKQTPVDLLTISAHKFHGPKGVGALYARRGITFRPFLIGGHQERGRRGGTENVAGIVGMGKAAELAVKNLLEDERRVRALRDQLEKSLLESCPDSHVNGDRRDRLPNTLNMSFKFLEGEAILVLLDQDGICASTGSACTAGSAEPSHVLRAMGVPPDWLQGAVRFSLSRYTTENEVQSVNQKVPSIVQRLSGLSALGKLANQEPKRGDYSDRVGARR; encoded by the coding sequence ATGGACTCGGTGATTTATTTCGATAACAACGCGACCACGCGGCTGGCGCCGGAAGCGCTGGAGGCGATGAAGCCTTATCTCACCGAGCTTTACGGCAACCCCTCCAGCATCCACGGCTTTGGCAGCCAGGTGGCGCGGAAAATTCAGCAGGCGAGAGAACAGGTCGCGGGGCTGCTTGGCGCAGCCGACCCGGTCGAGATCATTTTCACCAGTTGCGGGACGGAGGGCGATAACGCCGCAGTTCGCGGGATTTTGGACTCACAGCCGGACAAACGCCACATCGTAACCACTCAAGTGGAGCACCCAGCGGTTTTGAGCTTGTGCCAACACCTGGAGAAGAAAGGCTACCGTCTGACCTGGCTCCGTGTCGATGGCAACGGCATGCTGGATTTGGACGAGCTAAAGGATTCTCTAGCCGACGATACCGCCCTGGTCTCGATCATGTACGCCAATAATGAAACCGGCGTGATCTTTCCGATCGAAGCCATCGGCAAGATCGTCAAGGCCAGAGGAATTCCGTTTCACGTCGATGCCGTCCAGGCGGCGGGGAAAGTGCCGCTGAATCTCAAGCAGACTCCGGTCGATCTGCTGACGATATCGGCCCATAAGTTCCACGGGCCGAAGGGCGTCGGCGCGCTTTATGCTCGGAGAGGCATCACGTTTCGGCCTTTTCTGATCGGCGGTCATCAGGAGCGCGGCCGCAGGGGCGGGACTGAAAACGTCGCAGGCATCGTGGGAATGGGTAAGGCGGCGGAGCTGGCCGTTAAAAACTTGCTAGAAGACGAGCGGCGGGTGCGGGCGCTGCGCGATCAACTGGAGAAATCTCTGCTCGAATCCTGTCCCGACAGCCATGTAAACGGCGATCGGAGGGACCGCTTGCCGAATACGCTCAACATGAGTTTCAAATTTTTGGAAGGGGAGGCGATTTTGGTCCTGTTGGACCAGGACGGAATCTGCGCTTCTACCGGTTCGGCCTGTACGGCCGGCTCGGCGGAGCCGTCGCATGTGCTTAGAGCGATGGGTGTGCCTCCGGACTGGCTTCAGGGCGCCGTGAGGTTTAGTTTAAGTCGCTACACAACCGAGAATGAAGTCCAATCTGTCAACCAAAAGGTGCCTTCGATCGTCCAACGCTTGAGCGGTCTTTCTGCTTTGGGCAAGCTGGCGAATCAGGAGCCTAAGCGTGGGGATTACAGTGACCGGGTCGGGGCCAGGAGGTAA
- a CDS encoding proline--tRNA ligase — protein sequence MRWSTTLIPTLKEDPADAEVVSHKLLVRAGMIRQLSRGIYDYLPLALKVIRKIEAIVRDEMNRAGAQELLLPIASPAELWQESGRWDVYGKELVRFKDRHERDFCLGPTHEEVITDLVRRVVRSYRELPFNLYQIQTKFRDEVRPRFGLMRGREFIMKDAYSFHPTVEDCRREYRNMFDTYRRIFTRLGLKFRPVEADTGAIGGSLSHEFQVLAESGEDAIVSCDKCDYAANIQKAEVKGRAHSGRDLKDSPPPLKKVATPEKKTVAEVSEFLSLTAERFIKTMVYKIDGGELVAVLVRGDHEINELKLKAALRCENVQLASESEVQKATRVPPGFLGPIGLKLRTIADHAIQGMRGAVTGANEADAHFIDVDQERDFTPSAFTDLRVAVAGDPCPRCENGRLESYRGIEVGQVFYLGKKYSEKLGATYLDPEGREQPIEMGCYGIGISRLLAAAIEQNHDDNGIIWPFAIAPFTAMLLPINYKEERLQKAADRLYQELRQRGVDVLLDDRDERPGVKFKDADLIGIPLRVTLGAKGLDKGCVEVRRRRDGSVQEIQIEQAADKIQEAIQAEIDEKPSQKN from the coding sequence GTGCGCTGGAGCACAACCTTAATTCCGACCCTCAAAGAGGATCCTGCCGACGCCGAGGTCGTCAGCCACAAGCTGTTGGTTCGGGCCGGGATGATCCGCCAGTTGAGCCGCGGTATCTACGACTACCTGCCGCTCGCTCTTAAAGTCATCCGCAAGATCGAAGCGATCGTGCGCGATGAGATGAACCGTGCGGGAGCCCAGGAGCTTCTGCTGCCGATCGCGTCGCCCGCCGAGTTATGGCAGGAGAGCGGCCGCTGGGACGTCTACGGCAAGGAACTGGTCCGGTTCAAGGATCGCCATGAGCGGGATTTCTGCCTCGGGCCGACGCACGAGGAAGTGATCACGGATCTCGTCCGGCGCGTGGTGCGCTCCTACCGCGAGCTGCCTTTCAATCTGTACCAGATTCAAACCAAGTTTCGCGACGAGGTGCGTCCTCGGTTCGGCCTCATGCGCGGGCGCGAATTTATCATGAAGGACGCCTACAGCTTCCATCCGACGGTCGAAGATTGCCGGCGCGAGTATCGAAATATGTTCGACACCTACCGGCGCATCTTCACCCGCCTGGGCCTAAAGTTCCGCCCCGTGGAGGCGGACACGGGGGCGATCGGCGGGAGTCTATCCCATGAGTTCCAGGTTCTGGCGGAGTCGGGAGAAGACGCCATCGTGAGCTGCGACAAATGCGACTACGCCGCTAATATCCAAAAGGCCGAGGTCAAAGGCCGGGCGCATTCAGGACGCGATCTCAAGGACTCCCCTCCGCCTCTCAAGAAGGTGGCCACGCCGGAGAAAAAAACCGTCGCCGAGGTTTCCGAGTTTCTTTCGCTTACCGCCGAGCGGTTTATCAAGACGATGGTATATAAGATAGACGGCGGGGAGCTGGTGGCGGTTTTGGTACGCGGCGACCACGAGATCAACGAGCTGAAACTCAAAGCAGCCCTCCGTTGTGAGAATGTGCAGTTGGCGAGCGAGAGCGAGGTGCAAAAAGCCACCCGAGTCCCGCCCGGATTTTTGGGCCCCATCGGTCTCAAGCTCCGGACCATAGCCGATCACGCGATTCAAGGCATGCGCGGCGCGGTCACCGGCGCCAACGAAGCCGACGCTCACTTCATCGACGTGGACCAGGAGCGGGACTTCACGCCGTCGGCCTTCACCGACCTGCGCGTGGCGGTGGCCGGCGATCCTTGCCCGCGCTGCGAGAATGGCCGTCTCGAATCGTATCGCGGCATAGAGGTCGGCCAGGTCTTTTATCTCGGCAAAAAGTACAGCGAGAAGCTGGGCGCGACCTATCTCGATCCCGAGGGGCGCGAGCAGCCGATCGAGATGGGCTGCTACGGCATCGGCATCTCGCGGCTCCTCGCGGCGGCGATCGAGCAAAATCACGACGACAATGGAATCATATGGCCCTTCGCCATAGCGCCGTTTACGGCGATGCTCCTCCCCATCAACTACAAAGAGGAGAGACTGCAAAAAGCCGCCGACCGGCTCTATCAAGAGCTTCGACAACGCGGCGTCGACGTGCTGTTGGACGATCGTGACGAGCGGCCGGGCGTCAAGTTCAAAGACGCCGATCTCATCGGGATTCCGTTGCGGGTCACTTTGGGCGCGAAAGGTCTCGACAAAGGATGCGTCGAGGTGCGCCGGCGGCGCGATGGCAGTGTTCAAGAGATTCAGATAGAACAAGCGGCAGACAAGATACAAGAGGCGATTCAGGCGGAGATAGACGAAAAACCGTCGCAGAAAAACTGA
- the sufB gene encoding Fe-S cluster assembly protein SufB, producing the protein MSRAASSVEMLADRDYKYGFVTDVEADNVPPGLNEEIIRTISAKKNEPEWMLEWRLKAFNYWAKLERSEAEPKWANIHYPPIDYQKIVYYSAPKAGPKSLDEVDPEILATYEKLGIPLRERERLAGVAVDAVFDSVSVATTFKEKLGELGIIFCSFSEAVHQHPELVKKYLGSVVPYTDNFFAALNSAVFSDGSFCYIPKGVRCPMELSTYFRINAAETGQFERTLIVADEGAYVSYLEGCTAPMRDTNQLHAAVVELIAHDNSQIKYSTVQNWYPGDKEGKGGIYNFVTKRGKCLGRNSKISWTQVETGSAITWKYPSCILQGDNSVGEFYSVALTNNYQQADTGTKMIHIGKNTKSTIISKGISAGHGQNTYRGLVKIMKGATGSRNYSQCDSLLLGDKCGAHTFPYQEVMNATSKVEHEASTSKISEDQLFYARQRGISSEDAVTMIVSGFCKQVFRELPMEFAVEAQKLLGVNLEGSVG; encoded by the coding sequence GAGGCGGACAACGTTCCGCCTGGGCTGAACGAGGAGATCATCCGGACGATCTCGGCCAAGAAGAACGAGCCCGAGTGGATGCTGGAGTGGCGTCTCAAGGCCTTCAACTATTGGGCCAAGCTCGAACGCTCGGAGGCCGAGCCCAAGTGGGCAAATATCCACTATCCGCCGATCGACTATCAGAAAATTGTTTATTACTCGGCGCCCAAGGCAGGGCCCAAGAGTCTCGATGAAGTCGATCCGGAGATCCTGGCGACTTACGAGAAGCTCGGCATTCCTCTGCGCGAAAGAGAAAGACTGGCCGGAGTGGCCGTGGACGCCGTGTTTGACAGCGTCTCGGTGGCGACGACGTTCAAAGAAAAATTGGGTGAGCTGGGGATCATCTTTTGCTCTTTTTCCGAGGCGGTCCACCAGCATCCGGAGCTGGTCAAAAAGTATCTCGGCTCGGTCGTCCCTTATACCGACAACTTTTTCGCGGCGTTGAATTCCGCAGTCTTTAGCGACGGATCCTTCTGCTACATTCCCAAAGGCGTGCGCTGCCCGATGGAGCTGTCCACCTATTTCCGCATCAACGCCGCCGAGACCGGACAATTCGAGCGGACTTTGATCGTCGCCGACGAAGGCGCGTACGTGAGTTACCTCGAAGGCTGCACGGCGCCGATGCGCGACACCAACCAGCTCCACGCCGCGGTCGTCGAGCTCATCGCGCACGACAACTCCCAGATCAAATACTCGACGGTGCAGAACTGGTACCCCGGCGACAAAGAAGGCAAAGGCGGCATTTACAACTTCGTCACCAAGCGCGGCAAGTGTCTCGGGAGGAATTCCAAGATCTCCTGGACGCAGGTGGAGACCGGGTCGGCGATCACCTGGAAGTACCCGAGCTGCATCCTGCAAGGCGACAACTCGGTAGGGGAATTTTATTCGGTTGCGCTGACGAACAACTACCAGCAGGCGGATACCGGCACCAAGATGATCCACATCGGTAAGAACACCAAGAGCACGATCATCTCCAAGGGCATCTCGGCCGGCCACGGCCAGAACACGTACCGAGGCCTGGTTAAAATCATGAAGGGCGCGACCGGCTCGCGCAACTATTCGCAGTGCGACTCGCTCCTTTTGGGCGATAAATGCGGCGCGCACACCTTCCCCTACCAGGAGGTGATGAACGCGACGTCAAAGGTCGAGCACGAGGCGTCAACTTCGAAGATCAGCGAAGACCAGCTCTTCTACGCGAGGCAGCGCGGCATTTCGAGCGAAGACGCGGTGACGATGATTGTGAGCGGATTCTGCAAGCAGGTCTTCCGCGAGCTGCCGATGGAGTTCGCCGTCGAGGCGCAAAAGCTTCTCGGCGTGAATTTGGAAGGCAGCGTAGGGTAA